The proteins below come from a single Dehalococcoidia bacterium genomic window:
- the topA gene encoding type I DNA topoisomerase, producing the protein MTKKKSTKSTRAKISTRTKSKAKTGARSSGGSLVIVESPAKARTITKMLGGGYKVKASVGHVRDLPQKRLGVDIKEKTFAPKYEVPKEKRDVVNELKEAAQSSSAVYLATDPDREGEAISWHLVEAVGLDGMPVKRVEFHELTQDAVTEAFKHPRDIDMDLVNAQQARRILDRLVGYKLSPLLCQKIRRGLSAGRVQSVALKMVVNREREILNFVPIEYWSIDALLEKAATKEQFTAAFIGNMNGTKIDISSKEESSKLIEELKSADYKVAGIRRKDVLRQPSAPFTTSTLQQEAWRKLRFSAQRTMSIAQQLYEGLSMGKEGSVGLITYMRTDSIRVTPSAIEETRAYIHSKYGEAFLPKHARVFTRKAKGAQEAHEAIRPTSIGREPSAIKSHLSQDQFRLYELIWKRMVSSQMSPVIIDTTTADIEARTRKEGNAYLFRAASSAVKFQGFSILYSEGKDESDDENNKTPLPDMAKGDHLNLIDLKPEQHFTQPPSRYTQATLIKALEEWGIGRPSTYAPILGVIQVRDYIVQESGRFKPTDLGMQVSDMLSEHFPNIVDFGFTAQMEEGLDLIAQGKKDWVPYVSDFYEPFEATLQTAKSKVEKVPDEPTDEICEKCGAPMVIKNGRYGKFMACSGYPECKNAKPLGKGDVAEEKTGEDCPTCGKPMVVKSGRFGKFIACTDYPKCRTTKQILKKIGVACPKCGRDIVQRRSKKKRNFYGCSGYPDCDFTSNVKPVPNPCPQCRGLMVMSGKNAAKCTQCGFSESSDKLEGEAVKK; encoded by the coding sequence ATGACTAAAAAGAAATCGACTAAATCGACCAGAGCGAAGATATCAACAAGAACGAAATCGAAAGCCAAAACCGGGGCTCGATCGTCGGGCGGAAGCCTTGTAATCGTTGAGTCTCCGGCCAAGGCCAGGACCATCACCAAGATGCTGGGCGGCGGCTATAAGGTGAAAGCATCCGTCGGCCACGTTCGCGACTTACCCCAGAAACGGCTGGGCGTAGATATAAAGGAAAAAACGTTCGCTCCCAAGTATGAGGTGCCCAAAGAGAAGCGCGATGTGGTCAACGAACTGAAGGAAGCCGCACAGAGTTCTTCAGCGGTCTATCTGGCCACCGACCCCGACAGGGAAGGGGAGGCCATCTCCTGGCACCTGGTGGAAGCTGTCGGGCTGGACGGCATGCCGGTCAAGAGAGTGGAATTTCACGAGCTGACCCAGGATGCGGTAACGGAGGCCTTCAAACACCCGCGCGACATAGACATGGACCTGGTCAACGCGCAGCAGGCCAGGCGTATTCTCGACCGCCTGGTAGGGTACAAGCTGAGCCCGCTGCTGTGCCAGAAAATCAGGCGCGGCCTTTCCGCGGGCAGGGTGCAATCGGTGGCACTCAAGATGGTGGTCAACAGAGAGCGGGAGATATTAAACTTCGTCCCGATAGAGTACTGGTCCATCGACGCGCTGTTAGAGAAGGCGGCGACTAAAGAGCAGTTCACCGCCGCCTTTATCGGCAATATGAACGGCACCAAGATTGACATAAGCAGCAAAGAAGAGTCATCGAAACTAATCGAAGAACTGAAGTCCGCCGACTACAAGGTCGCCGGCATACGAAGAAAAGACGTGCTGCGACAGCCGTCGGCTCCGTTCACAACCAGCACACTGCAGCAGGAGGCCTGGCGCAAGCTGCGATTCAGCGCGCAACGCACCATGTCCATCGCCCAGCAATTGTACGAGGGGCTATCCATGGGCAAAGAGGGATCGGTGGGCCTCATCACCTACATGCGCACCGACTCCATTCGAGTGACACCATCTGCGATAGAGGAGACGCGCGCGTATATCCATAGTAAATACGGCGAGGCGTTCCTGCCGAAACATGCCCGCGTCTTCACCAGGAAAGCAAAGGGAGCGCAGGAGGCGCACGAAGCTATAAGGCCGACATCGATCGGGCGCGAGCCGTCTGCGATTAAGTCACACCTAAGCCAGGACCAGTTCCGTTTATACGAGCTGATATGGAAACGCATGGTGTCTAGCCAGATGTCGCCCGTAATAATCGATACGACCACAGCCGATATCGAAGCCAGGACCCGTAAAGAGGGGAACGCTTATCTATTCCGGGCGGCCAGCTCGGCTGTGAAATTCCAGGGCTTTTCCATACTTTACAGCGAAGGCAAGGATGAGTCCGACGACGAAAACAACAAGACGCCGCTGCCTGATATGGCAAAAGGCGACCATCTCAATCTCATAGATCTTAAACCGGAACAGCATTTCACCCAACCTCCCTCCCGTTACACCCAGGCCACGCTGATAAAGGCGCTTGAGGAGTGGGGCATCGGAAGGCCTTCGACCTACGCGCCGATCCTGGGCGTCATACAGGTAAGGGATTACATCGTACAGGAAAGCGGGCGTTTTAAGCCAACCGACTTAGGCATGCAGGTGAGCGACATGCTCAGCGAGCATTTCCCCAATATCGTCGATTTCGGGTTTACGGCGCAGATGGAGGAAGGGCTGGACCTCATCGCGCAGGGAAAGAAAGACTGGGTTCCGTACGTCAGCGATTTTTACGAACCGTTCGAGGCCACGCTCCAAACGGCTAAATCGAAAGTAGAAAAGGTGCCGGACGAACCGACGGATGAAATCTGCGAGAAATGCGGCGCACCGATGGTTATTAAGAACGGCCGCTACGGCAAGTTCATGGCCTGCTCCGGCTACCCTGAATGCAAGAACGCGAAACCGCTTGGCAAGGGAGATGTAGCCGAGGAGAAAACAGGAGAAGACTGTCCCACCTGCGGCAAGCCCATGGTCGTCAAATCGGGGCGCTTCGGCAAATTCATCGCTTGTACTGACTACCCTAAATGCAGAACGACGAAGCAGATCCTTAAGAAGATAGGCGTCGCCTGCCCCAAGTGCGGACGCGACATCGTGCAGCGCAGGAGCAAGAAGAAACGTAATTTCTACGGGTGTTCGGGTTATCCCGACTGCGATTTCACGTCGAACGTCAAACCGGTACCAAATCCATGTCCGCAATGCCGCGGCCTCATGGTAATGAGCGGCAAGAACGCGGCTAAATGCACGCAATGCGGTTTCAGCGAATCCAGCGACAAGCTGGAAGGGGAGGCCGTTAAAAAATGA
- the xerC gene encoding tyrosine recombinase XerC — protein MIPFLQDEKSMAVLFGDFKRYLEIERHASPYTLRNYLHDLRHFIDYAVKENVATLEDVDIQLLRRYIASLLEGGYEKSSIARKLSALRSFYAYLTRMNIITENPLLTISSPKLTKRLPSFLSNDEVKKLITAPDASTPLGMRDKAILELLYASGLRVSEIAGLDIMNVNLEEREIRVLGKGSKERITLMGKPAVNAIECYLREGRPKLTGKRSTDALFLNRYGRRLSKRSIEETLSYYAKAAGLTKRVFPHMIRHSFATHLLDGGADLRVVQELLGHANLATTQIYTHVTQTQARKVYLASHPRARKQGGSS, from the coding sequence ATGATCCCGTTCCTGCAGGATGAGAAAAGCATGGCCGTATTGTTTGGCGATTTCAAACGCTATCTTGAGATCGAGCGCCACGCATCGCCATATACGCTGCGCAACTACCTGCATGACCTGCGTCACTTCATAGATTACGCCGTTAAGGAGAATGTTGCGACGCTGGAGGATGTGGATATCCAATTGTTGCGCCGATATATCGCCTCGCTGCTGGAAGGCGGATACGAGAAATCCAGCATCGCGCGCAAGCTCAGCGCGCTGCGCTCGTTCTACGCCTATCTCACCCGTATGAATATCATCACGGAAAATCCGCTGCTTACAATATCCTCGCCCAAGCTGACCAAGAGGCTCCCTTCTTTCCTTTCCAACGACGAGGTCAAGAAACTGATAACGGCTCCGGATGCCAGCACCCCGCTGGGCATGCGGGACAAGGCCATACTGGAGTTGCTCTACGCGTCAGGTCTGCGTGTAAGCGAGATCGCCGGCCTCGATATCATGAACGTCAACCTGGAGGAACGCGAGATCCGCGTGCTGGGCAAGGGCTCCAAGGAACGCATCACGCTCATGGGCAAGCCCGCCGTGAACGCCATCGAATGCTACCTGCGCGAAGGTCGGCCGAAGCTCACGGGGAAACGCTCCACCGACGCGCTTTTTCTGAATCGATACGGACGGAGACTATCGAAGCGTTCCATCGAGGAGACGCTGTCCTATTACGCTAAAGCGGCAGGGCTCACCAAGAGGGTCTTCCCGCACATGATACGCCACAGCTTCGCAACACATCTGCTCGACGGCGGCGCGGACCTGAGAGTTGTGCAGGAGCTGCTGGGCCATGCCAATCTGGCCACCACTCAGATATACACGCATGTTACTCAGACGCAGGCGAGAAAGGTTTATCTGGCCTCGCATCCCAGGGCCAGGAAGCAGGGGGGATCATCATGA
- the efp gene encoding elongation factor P — translation MIGTGDIKKGLTIVISGTLYQIVDWQHIKSGRGSAQIKLKLRDLRGGHTIEYTCQSGEKFERATLDRHTVQFLYNDGDLYYFMDADTFEQTPLNKKTLDDAVNYLKEGLKIDLLTYKEEVVSVELPNSVELEVIETDPGYRGDTATNVNKPGKLETGLTIPIPLFVNQGDRIRVDTRSGQYLERVN, via the coding sequence ATGATAGGAACGGGTGACATTAAGAAGGGACTCACGATCGTGATCAGCGGCACGCTGTACCAGATCGTAGACTGGCAACACATCAAGTCCGGACGAGGCTCTGCTCAGATAAAGCTGAAACTTAGAGACCTTCGCGGAGGACATACGATTGAATACACCTGCCAGTCGGGAGAGAAATTTGAGCGGGCGACTCTCGACCGGCACACGGTACAGTTCTTATATAACGACGGCGACCTTTATTATTTCATGGACGCCGACACCTTCGAGCAGACGCCGCTTAATAAAAAGACGCTGGATGATGCGGTAAACTACCTCAAGGAAGGTCTGAAGATCGACCTGCTCACATACAAGGAAGAGGTCGTCAGCGTGGAGCTTCCCAACTCGGTCGAGCTTGAGGTCATCGAGACCGATCCGGGCTACAGGGGTGACACCGCGACCAACGTCAACAAACCCGGAAAGCTGGAGACCGGGCTTACCATACCGATACCGCTTTTCGTCAACCAGGGGGACAGGATACGCGTCGATACGCGCAGCGGCCAATACCTTGAAAGGGTGAACTAG
- the dprA gene encoding DNA-processing protein DprA, with the protein MNETKFWVGFSLIPGMGRARISRLAGYFSSMEQAWQANAAELEAAGLDAKSVQSILSNRSKLSLEDEMEKLERYKVKAITITDEAYPAMLKEIYDPPPLLYIRGGFAPQDEWSLSVVGTRYPTYYGREVTQQIAGALAGNRITIISGLAKGIDSIAHRAALDAGGRTIAVLGCGLDIVYPSQHANLARDIIEQGALVSEYPLGTPPRRENFPLRNRIMSGLSLGVLIVEGKKESGARITVERAIEQNREVFAIPGSVLSPTSWLPNRLIQEGAKLVRNAEDIMEELNLTMAVQHVEAKSLIPATKMESVILQYISAEPTHIDEVRRQCSLPIATISSTLAMMELKGMVRQVGGMNYVTARESREEYRVKIN; encoded by the coding sequence ATGAACGAGACAAAATTCTGGGTGGGATTTTCGCTGATACCGGGGATGGGACGCGCCCGCATCTCCAGGCTGGCAGGCTATTTCTCCAGCATGGAGCAGGCCTGGCAGGCCAACGCCGCCGAACTGGAAGCGGCCGGGCTCGATGCCAAATCCGTGCAATCGATCTTGTCCAACCGCTCCAAACTGTCGCTCGAAGACGAGATGGAAAAGCTGGAGCGGTACAAGGTAAAGGCTATAACGATTACCGATGAAGCTTATCCCGCAATGCTCAAGGAGATATACGACCCCCCGCCGCTGCTCTACATCAGGGGCGGCTTTGCCCCCCAGGACGAGTGGTCGCTGTCCGTAGTCGGCACGCGCTACCCGACATACTACGGACGCGAGGTGACGCAGCAGATAGCGGGAGCGCTGGCCGGCAATCGCATAACTATTATCAGCGGGCTGGCCAAAGGAATCGACTCGATAGCTCACAGGGCGGCGCTGGACGCGGGAGGGCGCACCATCGCCGTGCTCGGCTGCGGGCTGGATATCGTCTATCCCAGCCAGCACGCCAACCTGGCGCGGGACATAATCGAGCAGGGCGCTCTCGTCAGCGAGTACCCGCTGGGCACGCCGCCCAGGAGGGAGAACTTCCCCCTGCGCAACAGGATAATGAGCGGGTTGAGCCTGGGCGTACTGATAGTCGAAGGGAAAAAGGAAAGCGGCGCAAGGATAACCGTGGAACGGGCCATCGAGCAGAACCGCGAGGTCTTCGCCATACCCGGAAGCGTGCTCTCGCCAACGAGCTGGCTGCCAAACAGGCTGATTCAGGAGGGGGCTAAACTCGTTCGTAACGCCGAGGACATCATGGAGGAACTCAACCTTACCATGGCGGTGCAGCATGTTGAGGCCAAATCGCTGATCCCTGCGACTAAGATGGAATCCGTTATACTACAATACATATCGGCGGAACCGACACATATCGATGAGGTGCGCAGGCAGTGCTCACTGCCTATAGCGACCATATCCAGCACCCTGGCCATGATGGAGCTTAAAGGTATGGTCAGGCAGGTGGGCGGCATGAACTACGTGACAGCGAGAGAATCGCGGGAAGAATACAGGGTGAAAATAAACTAA
- a CDS encoding type II 3-dehydroquinate dehydratase, with translation MKILLIHGPNLNMLGKRNRDLYGDKTLPELEAAVTKRARELGASVKTYQSNHEGALIDFIQDEAPKADGIIINPGALTHYGLSLRDALEDSNLPIVEVHLSDIHHREEWRRKSVIEDLAKTQISGLGWQGYIDAVDFLIALLKKKK, from the coding sequence ATGAAGATATTGCTCATACATGGCCCCAATTTAAATATGCTGGGCAAAAGGAATCGCGATCTGTACGGCGACAAGACCCTGCCCGAGCTTGAAGCCGCTGTTACAAAGCGTGCCAGGGAGCTGGGCGCCTCGGTGAAGACATATCAGTCGAACCATGAAGGCGCGCTTATCGATTTTATTCAAGACGAGGCGCCTAAAGCCGACGGGATAATAATAAACCCGGGGGCGCTCACACACTACGGATTATCCTTAAGAGATGCGCTGGAAGACAGCAACCTACCGATTGTCGAAGTTCACCTCTCCGATATACACCATCGCGAGGAGTGGCGCAGGAAATCCGTCATCGAGGACCTGGCCAAGACGCAGATTTCCGGTCTCGGCTGGCAGGGTTATATCGATGCGGTCGATTTTTTAATAGCTCTCCTCAAGAAGAAAAAATGA
- a CDS encoding MGMT family protein, with translation MATKKKSWREKLNDSKDLPRVEVIDDRMSKRWGTGTFVIPAPIEVDEIMRRVPKGKLITISEIRQKLAEKHGATIGCPLTTGIFAWIAANAADEALSSGEKNITPYWRTLKSGGVLNEKYPGGIEGQRKLLENEGFKVVQKGKKCAVADFEKYLYT, from the coding sequence ATGGCGACTAAAAAGAAATCCTGGCGCGAAAAGCTGAATGACAGCAAAGACCTGCCTCGCGTAGAAGTCATAGACGATAGGATGAGCAAACGCTGGGGCACCGGTACGTTCGTGATACCGGCTCCGATCGAGGTCGATGAGATAATGCGACGGGTTCCTAAAGGCAAACTCATCACGATAAGCGAGATCCGCCAGAAGCTTGCGGAGAAACATGGCGCTACCATAGGCTGCCCGCTGACCACAGGCATATTCGCTTGGATAGCCGCCAACGCCGCCGATGAAGCCCTAAGCTCAGGCGAGAAGAACATCACGCCTTATTGGCGCACGCTGAAATCGGGCGGCGTGCTGAACGAGAAATACCCCGGCGGCATAGAAGGTCAGAGGAAGCTCCTTGAAAACGAAGGTTTCAAGGTAGTGCAAAAAGGCAAGAAGTGCGCTGTGGCCGACTTTGAAAAATATCTTTACACATAG
- the xseA gene encoding exodeoxyribonuclease VII large subunit, producing MQVYSVAQITGYLRDILESDALLADVWISGEVSNMSGSSAGHLYFTLKDESSQMRCVLFNRKRLSVEVENGMAVVAHGRISIYEVSGAVQLYVDMIQPTGIGVLHMEFERLKARLEEEGLFEPSRKRPLPEFPEKIGIVTSPGGAVLHDITNIIGRRYPLAELVLAPTAVQGESAVPGIINAMNALNDRGDIDVIIVARGGGSLEDLWAFNDEKVARSVYSSKAPVISGVGHDTDFTICDFVADKRAPTPSAAAELAVPQRGEIEALLQGCVASMSSSLSGGIERGRQHADEMYATMSNQIDNVLSINGEKLRGQQLKLGSLSPLATLERGYALVQSHASGEVISSISQVERGDMIEVKVGDGQFNSRVTGSKKGLQAWMKDFPSKKR from the coding sequence ATGCAGGTCTACAGCGTAGCCCAGATAACGGGCTACCTCAGGGACATCCTCGAATCAGACGCCCTGCTCGCCGACGTCTGGATAAGCGGCGAGGTATCAAACATGTCGGGTTCCTCCGCCGGACACCTCTATTTCACGCTCAAGGACGAATCGAGCCAGATGCGCTGCGTCCTTTTTAACCGCAAGCGACTCAGCGTCGAAGTTGAGAACGGCATGGCCGTCGTGGCCCACGGACGCATCTCGATATACGAGGTCAGCGGAGCCGTCCAGCTTTACGTGGACATGATACAGCCCACCGGGATCGGCGTGCTCCACATGGAGTTCGAGAGGCTCAAGGCCAGGCTGGAGGAGGAGGGACTTTTCGAGCCGTCGCGAAAGCGCCCCCTGCCGGAGTTCCCTGAAAAGATCGGCATCGTGACCTCGCCGGGCGGGGCCGTGCTCCACGATATAACGAACATCATCGGCAGGCGCTACCCGCTGGCCGAGCTTGTGCTGGCGCCGACCGCCGTCCAGGGCGAAAGCGCCGTACCCGGCATCATAAACGCCATGAACGCGCTCAACGATAGGGGAGACATCGATGTGATCATCGTCGCGCGCGGCGGCGGCTCGCTGGAAGACCTGTGGGCCTTCAACGATGAGAAGGTAGCCCGCTCCGTCTATTCCAGCAAGGCTCCGGTTATCAGCGGCGTAGGCCATGACACCGATTTCACCATATGCGATTTCGTCGCCGATAAACGCGCCCCCACCCCCTCCGCCGCCGCCGAGCTGGCGGTCCCCCAGCGCGGCGAGATCGAGGCGCTCCTGCAAGGCTGCGTCGCGTCGATGTCATCATCTCTTTCCGGCGGTATCGAGCGTGGCCGCCAGCATGCAGATGAGATGTATGCCACAATGTCGAATCAAATCGATAATGTGCTATCAATAAACGGCGAGAAGCTGCGCGGGCAGCAGCTTAAACTGGGTTCGCTGAGCCCGCTGGCGACGCTGGAGCGCGGCTACGCGCTGGTTCAGAGCCACGCAAGCGGAGAAGTCATATCGAGTATCTCGCAGGTGGAACGCGGCGACATGATAGAGGTCAAGGTCGGCGACGGACAATTCAACAGCCGCGTGACCGGCTCGAAGAAGGGATTGCAGGCATGGATGAAGGACTTTCCTTCGAAGAAGCGCTGA
- a CDS encoding formyltransferase family protein, giving the protein MPQQPYRIGWFSTGNGEGSRNLLRFTWNSIIRGDLKAEIAFVFCNREPGEHKGSDEFMKLVHDYSLPLVCVSSKQFKQAGTGDWRSRFEEEVMSKLEPYSFDLGVLAGYMLIVGREMCKKYPMINLHPAPPDGPAGTWQEVIWQLIEKKAKETGAMTHLVTPVLDGGPVVSYCKFSIRGKPFDRYWDEIKGLPLWEIQKHEGERNPLFIEIRKQGAAREIPLVISTIKAFSEGKIKIDNGKVVDVKGKPIKGYDLSREIDKKVKEPPAP; this is encoded by the coding sequence ATGCCGCAGCAACCGTATAGAATAGGCTGGTTTTCCACTGGCAATGGAGAGGGCTCCAGAAACCTACTGCGCTTCACCTGGAACAGTATAATCAGGGGCGATTTAAAGGCCGAGATCGCCTTTGTTTTTTGTAACCGCGAGCCGGGGGAGCACAAGGGCAGCGACGAGTTCATGAAGCTGGTGCACGATTACAGCCTGCCCCTGGTATGTGTATCATCAAAGCAATTCAAACAGGCGGGAACGGGCGACTGGCGCTCCAGGTTCGAGGAAGAGGTCATGAGCAAGCTGGAGCCATATTCCTTCGATCTCGGCGTTTTGGCAGGATATATGCTCATAGTCGGCAGGGAGATGTGTAAAAAATATCCCATGATCAACCTGCACCCCGCGCCGCCCGACGGCCCCGCGGGCACGTGGCAGGAGGTCATCTGGCAGCTCATCGAAAAGAAGGCCAAGGAGACCGGCGCCATGACGCACCTGGTCACGCCCGTGCTCGACGGCGGCCCCGTCGTCAGCTACTGCAAGTTCTCCATCAGGGGCAAACCTTTCGACAGGTATTGGGACGAGATTAAAGGACTCCCGCTCTGGGAGATACAAAAGCACGAAGGCGAGAGGAACCCTCTCTTCATCGAGATAAGGAAACAGGGAGCCGCCAGGGAGATACCGCTGGTCATATCGACGATAAAGGCCTTCAGCGAAGGTAAGATAAAGATAGACAACGGCAAGGTCGTGGACGTAAAAGGCAAGCCCATCAAGGGATACGATCTGAGCAGGGAGATAGACAAGAAAGTGAAAGAGCCTCCCGCCCCATGA
- a CDS encoding Xaa-Pro peptidase family protein, with protein sequence MTGRLNKIRQQVDGKGLDALFVSQAENRRYLSGFTGSAGYLLITQNDAVLATDFRYVEQAESQAPEFKILQKQGALSKWFNELISSFDIKRIGFDANDVSFATYRSITADIHGKELVPTEGLVESLRAVKDDDELALIMKAVAVSDAAFEKVAAGMQVGMTEAEVAWELEKTMRENGSGVMPFDIIVASGPNAAKPHHQPTDRPIVAGEPVIIDMGASVGGYTSDLSRTICMGKKGGKFDKIYDLVLGAQLTAIATIESGMTGDTADGLARTVIEQGGYGEHFGHGLGHGVGLATHEAPRVGRESKDILTDGMVFTIEPGIYISGWGGVRIEDMAVLKDGRATVLTKAKKLE encoded by the coding sequence ATGACGGGACGCCTGAATAAGATAAGACAGCAGGTCGACGGGAAAGGACTGGATGCCCTTTTTGTTTCGCAGGCGGAGAACCGCCGCTACCTCAGCGGATTCACCGGATCGGCGGGATATCTTCTCATCACGCAAAACGATGCCGTTCTTGCAACCGATTTTCGCTATGTCGAGCAGGCCGAGAGCCAGGCACCCGAGTTCAAAATATTACAAAAGCAGGGAGCTCTTTCAAAGTGGTTTAATGAATTGATTTCATCTTTCGATATAAAGAGGATCGGTTTCGACGCTAACGATGTTTCTTTCGCGACGTATCGCTCAATCACGGCCGACATCCATGGAAAAGAGCTGGTTCCGACCGAAGGCCTCGTCGAATCGCTGCGCGCCGTTAAGGATGACGACGAGTTGGCGCTAATAATGAAAGCCGTTGCCGTAAGCGACGCCGCCTTCGAAAAAGTGGCCGCCGGGATGCAGGTCGGCATGACCGAAGCTGAAGTGGCATGGGAATTGGAAAAGACCATGCGCGAGAACGGAAGCGGCGTAATGCCCTTCGACATCATAGTGGCCTCCGGCCCCAACGCGGCTAAGCCCCACCACCAGCCCACGGACCGCCCCATCGTCGCCGGCGAACCGGTTATCATAGATATGGGCGCAAGCGTCGGCGGGTACACCAGCGACCTGTCGCGGACTATTTGCATGGGGAAAAAGGGTGGAAAATTTGATAAAATATATGACTTGGTACTGGGAGCGCAGCTCACCGCCATCGCCACTATAGAATCGGGTATGACGGGCGATACGGCAGACGGCCTGGCGCGGACGGTCATCGAACAGGGAGGATACGGGGAGCACTTCGGGCACGGGCTGGGTCATGGGGTGGGGCTGGCCACGCATGAGGCGCCGCGGGTGGGGCGGGAATCGAAGGACATACTAACGGACGGCATGGTGTTCACCATCGAGCCCGGCATATATATCAGCGGATGGGGAGGCGTGCGCATAGAGGACATGGCGGTTTTGAAAGATGGAAGAGCGACGGTGCTCACTAAAGCAAAGAAGCTAGAGTAG
- the xseB gene encoding exodeoxyribonuclease VII small subunit: MDEGLSFEEALKRLETITEALQKGGMPLEEMIALFEEGASIAKICHEKLNKAELKLSEVQTMFDNDGENGEPDK, encoded by the coding sequence ATGGATGAAGGACTTTCCTTCGAAGAAGCGCTGAAGCGGCTGGAAACGATAACGGAGGCCCTGCAGAAGGGCGGCATGCCGCTCGAGGAGATGATCGCGCTCTTCGAGGAGGGTGCTTCCATCGCCAAGATATGCCACGAGAAACTGAACAAGGCCGAGCTCAAGCTGAGCGAGGTGCAGACCATGTTCGATAACGACGGTGAAAACGGGGAGCCCGATAAATGA
- a CDS encoding PHP domain-containing protein, which translates to MKCDLHIHTMYSPDSKTTPEQIISRCMETGIDCIAVTDHDTIKGSVELKRLAPFKVIVSSEIHTRDGEVIGYFLSEEIPGKLPATETVRLIKQQGGLVCVPHPFDALRGSAIERHALDEILPEVDIIEVFNARSLYRHHNTMAREFAERHKLPAGAGSDAHTPDEIGTTYVEMPDFEGKDDFLKALAQGNIVGRPSSPLVHMRSTWARIRKV; encoded by the coding sequence ATGAAGTGCGACCTGCACATCCATACCATGTACTCGCCCGACTCAAAGACGACGCCGGAGCAGATCATATCTCGTTGCATGGAAACGGGTATCGACTGTATAGCAGTGACCGATCATGACACCATAAAAGGCTCCGTCGAGCTGAAGCGACTCGCTCCTTTTAAGGTGATCGTAAGCAGCGAGATTCATACCAGGGACGGCGAGGTCATCGGTTATTTCCTGAGCGAAGAGATACCGGGGAAGCTGCCTGCGACTGAGACCGTGCGACTTATCAAGCAGCAGGGCGGATTGGTCTGCGTGCCGCACCCGTTCGACGCCCTTCGCGGCTCGGCTATCGAGCGTCATGCGCTGGACGAGATATTGCCTGAGGTTGACATAATAGAAGTATTTAACGCGCGTTCCCTCTATAGACACCACAACACCATGGCCCGGGAATTCGCAGAACGGCACAAGCTCCCGGCCGGCGCCGGCAGCGACGCCCACACACCGGACGAGATCGGCACAACGTATGTGGAAATGCCGGATTTCGAGGGAAAGGACGACTTCCTCAAGGCGCTTGCGCAGGGAAACATCGTAGGACGGCCGTCATCGCCGCTGGTGCATATGCGCAGCACATGGGCCAGGATAAGGAAGGTGTAA